ATGGCGCCGTAGAGGATGTTCACATCCACGCCGAACCTGCGGACCACCCCCGATATGATCGGCTCCGCCGCCGTATCGCCCAGGAAGGAGACGCGCAACAGGAGCCCGCAACCCGCCTCGGGCTCCTGCAAAAAGTCCAGCGCCGCAAAATGCTGGGGGATGTCCCGCGTCATCACGCTCGCCACAAGCTCGTGCGTCACCGGGGACTGCGGCACCGTAAAAACCTTGAAGACCGCTCCCGACTCCACCACCCGTCCCGCATCCAGCACGGCCACCTCCTCGCAGATCTCCTTGATGACCGCCATCTCGTGGGTGATCAGGACGACCGTCAGGCCCAGTTTGCGGTTGATGTCACGCAGGAGCTCCAGGACCTCCCGCGTCGTCTGGGGGTCGAGGGCCGACGTCGCCTCGTCGCACAGCAGGATCTTGGGCTCCGGGGCCAGGGCCCGGGCGATGCCGACGCGCTGCTTCTGTCCCCCGGAGAGCTGCGCAGGATAGGCGTCCCGCTTCCCTCCCAGGCCCACCAGCTCCAGCAGCTCGTCCACGCGAGCCGCGATGCGCGCGGCGTCCCAACCCGCGAGCTCCAGGGGAAACGCGACGTTTCCCGCCACACTGC
This region of uncultured Fretibacterium sp. genomic DNA includes:
- a CDS encoding methionine ABC transporter ATP-binding protein: MIVLENVCKDFDTEGGCFHALREVSLSIRKGCVYGIIGRSGAGKSTLVRTINLLERPTSGRVTVAGVDLSALSPAELRRARRGIGMIFQGFNLLSSRSVAGNVAFPLELAGWDAARIAARVDELLELVGLGGKRDAYPAQLSGGQKQRVGIARALAPEPKILLCDEATSALDPQTTREVLELLRDINRKLGLTVVLITHEMAVIKEICEEVAVLDAGRVVESGAVFKVFTVPQSPVTHELVASVMTRDIPQHFAALDFLQEPEAGCGLLLRVSFLGDTAAEPIISGVVRRFGVDVNILYGAIDHIQGVPYGTLVVELSGNGNRDAAMEYLRNLNLGLEVIGYVRRNLGASVAGVV